A genomic segment from Triticum dicoccoides isolate Atlit2015 ecotype Zavitan chromosome 1A, WEW_v2.0, whole genome shotgun sequence encodes:
- the LOC119279246 gene encoding glutathione transferase GST 23-like, with protein sequence MEKAAENVDAGAAAQLQLKLFGSWASSYTHRVQLAMRLKGLAFEYAEEDLGNKSDALLRLNPVYKKVPVLVHDGRSLAESVIILQYLDDAFPASRQLLPADAFDRAVARFWCHFGDDKLGPAVGAVFASTGEEQEAAVRQVHENLALIEAELREGAFKGRRFFGGDEVGFLDVVLGCGSYWLAVFEEVTGVQLVDAEAFPLFHAWLRDFEAQDEVRETIPSIDRLLEYARGLRQMLVAMAAGAGAGAASADAPTAAPPAAAPPAATTADIAVDI encoded by the exons ATGGAGAAGGCGGCGGAGAACGTTGACGCTGGCGCGGCGGCGCAGCTGCAGCTGAAGCTGTTCGGGTCGTGGGCGAGCTCGTACACGCACCGCGTGCAGCTGGCCATGCGGCTCAAGGGGCTCGCCTTCGAGTACGCGGAGGAGGACCTCGGCAACAAGAGCGACGCGCTGCTGCGCCTCAACCCCGTCTACAAGAAGGTCCCCGTGCTCGTCCACGACGGCCGCTCCCTCGCCGAGTCCGTCATCATCCTCCAGTACCTCGACGACGCCTTCCCGGCCTCCCGCCAGCTCCTCCCCGCCGACGCCTTCGACCGCGCCGTCGCTCGCTTCTGGTGCCACTTCGGCGACGACAAG CTTGGGCCGGCGGTGGGGGCGGTGTTCGCGTCCACgggggaggagcaggaggcggcGGTGCGGCAGGTGCACGAGAACCTGGCGCTGATCGAGGCGGAGCTGCGGGAGGGGGCGTTCAAGGGCCGGCGCTTCttcggcggcgacgaggtcggctTCCTGGACGTCGTCCTGGGCTGCGGCTCCTACTGGCTGGCCGTCTTCGAGGAGGTCACCGGCGTGCAGCTGGTGGACGCCGAGGCATTCCCGCTCTTCCACGCCTGGCTGCGCGACTTCGAGGCGCAGGACGAGGTGAGGGAGACCATCCCCTCCATCGACCGCCTGCTCGAGTACGCGCGCGGCCTCCGCCAGATGCTGGTCGCcatggccgccggcgccggcgctggcgCAGCCTCGGCCGACGCCCCCACCGCCGCTCCGCCCGCCGCGGCACCCCCGGCCGCCACCACGGCTGACATCGCCGTGGACATATGA